The proteins below are encoded in one region of Oscillatoria salina IIICB1:
- the glyA gene encoding serine hydroxymethyltransferase: MAQTNLDFLSQTDPEVAATIARELQRQRDHLELIASENFTSAAVLAAQGSVLTNKYAEGLPGKRYYGGCEFIDRVEEMAIARAKNLFGAAMANVQPHSGAQANFAVFLALLEPGDTIMGMDLSHGGHLTHGSPVNVSGKWFKVVQYGVKKETERLDFDQIRDLARQERPKLIICGYSAYPRIIEFEKFRAIADEVGAYLLADIAHIAGLVATGLHPNPVPECDVVTTTTHKTLRGPRGGLILTRDPELGKKLNKAVFPGTQGGPLEHVIAAKAVAFGEALKPEFKAYSAAVIENAQALATGLQKRGLKIVSDGTDNHLLLLDLRSIKMTGKLADKLVSEVNITANKNTVPFDPESPFVTSGLRLGSPAMTTRGMGTSEFDEIAQIIADRLLNPEDQTVANDCRRRVAALCEKFPLYPHLQIPVPAIA, from the coding sequence ATGGCTCAAACTAATTTAGATTTTCTATCTCAAACAGATCCAGAAGTAGCAGCAACGATCGCTCGCGAATTACAACGCCAACGGGATCATCTAGAATTAATTGCTAGCGAAAATTTTACTTCCGCAGCAGTGTTAGCAGCACAAGGTTCGGTATTAACTAATAAGTATGCTGAAGGTTTGCCAGGTAAGCGCTACTATGGCGGCTGTGAATTTATCGATCGCGTAGAAGAAATGGCGATCGCCCGCGCTAAAAATTTGTTTGGGGCAGCGATGGCTAATGTTCAGCCTCATTCAGGGGCGCAAGCGAATTTCGCGGTCTTCTTGGCGCTGTTAGAGCCAGGAGACACAATTATGGGAATGGATTTATCCCACGGCGGACACCTCACTCATGGTTCGCCTGTGAATGTTTCCGGTAAGTGGTTTAAAGTTGTTCAGTATGGCGTTAAGAAAGAAACTGAACGCCTCGACTTTGACCAAATTCGCGATCTAGCACGCCAAGAACGCCCGAAACTAATTATTTGTGGTTATTCGGCTTATCCACGGATTATTGAATTTGAGAAATTTCGCGCGATCGCTGATGAAGTTGGTGCTTATTTACTAGCCGATATCGCTCACATTGCTGGTTTAGTCGCTACAGGACTTCATCCTAACCCAGTACCTGAGTGCGATGTGGTAACAACTACTACTCACAAAACTTTGCGCGGACCTCGTGGTGGTTTAATTCTCACTCGCGACCCCGAATTAGGTAAAAAATTAAATAAAGCTGTTTTCCCCGGTACTCAAGGTGGTCCCTTAGAACACGTTATTGCCGCGAAAGCAGTAGCTTTTGGCGAAGCACTCAAACCCGAATTTAAAGCTTATTCGGCGGCAGTAATCGAAAATGCTCAAGCTTTGGCGACGGGCTTACAAAAACGGGGTTTAAAGATTGTTTCTGACGGTACAGACAATCATCTGTTGCTGCTAGACTTGCGTAGCATCAAAATGACAGGAAAGCTTGCCGATAAATTAGTGAGCGAAGTTAATATTACTGCGAATAAAAATACCGTACCCTTCGATCCCGAATCGCCCTTTGTGACTAGCGGATTGCGTCTAGGTTCCCCTGCAATGACCACTCGAGGCATGGGAACGAGCGAATTTGACGAAATTGCCCAAATCATTGCCGATCGCCTCTTAAACCCAGAAGACCAAACTGTAGCCAACGACTGTCGCCGTCGGGTTGCAGCTTTATGCGAGAAATTCCCACTCTATCCTCATTTGCAAATTCCCGTTCCAGCGATCGCGTAG
- a CDS encoding Tic20 family protein — MTWRGSTDIKDRIFGALVYLIPLFYVFPFGVYLIREFPILEIIQIPLLPLAFIYSILGPFAGLIIFFVLFLAVVRNERISHFIRFNTMQAILIDILLFLIGLVLSVIGRGLQGTLLVETLYNVIFLGTLAACGYSIVQSLRGHYAEIPQLSEAVYSQVR, encoded by the coding sequence ATGACTTGGCGTGGTTCAACAGATATTAAAGACCGCATTTTCGGAGCGCTTGTTTACTTAATTCCTTTATTTTATGTTTTTCCTTTTGGTGTCTATCTCATCCGAGAGTTTCCCATCCTGGAAATTATCCAAATACCACTTCTACCTTTAGCGTTTATTTACTCTATTTTAGGTCCGTTTGCAGGACTAATCATTTTCTTTGTCTTGTTCTTAGCAGTAGTGAGAAACGAACGAATCAGTCATTTTATTCGTTTCAATACAATGCAAGCGATTTTAATAGATATTCTTTTGTTTTTGATTGGTTTGGTACTGAGTGTGATTGGTAGAGGGCTACAAGGAACTTTACTGGTTGAAACTCTGTATAATGTAATCTTTTTAGGAACCTTAGCTGCTTGCGGTTACTCGATAGTTCAGTCACTGCGGGGACATTACGCAGAAATTCCCCAACTATCAGAGGCAGTTTATTCTCAAGTGCGCTAA